The following proteins are encoded in a genomic region of Methanobrevibacter gottschalkii DSM 11977:
- the cbiQ gene encoding cobalt ECF transporter T component CbiQ: protein MKFDMDYIAHNNALTETNPYFKLFLTIILLIVTLAFDNLYFDVTVFVIMSIVILTIAKINYKSYLKFLSIPMAFLVITCIFLIFFFGKGDVIYETGILGIVVTTDSWHYGVYTFMRVLGCLPCLGFLALTTPIAKILNCLRTLKVPKILIEIALLMYNSIFIFLNEIDTMQKAQETRLGYHSYWSSFSSLGALVSIIFLRSLDKSETLQYSLDSRGYSGELPVYEPKKR from the coding sequence ATGAAATTTGACATGGATTATATTGCGCATAACAATGCTTTAACAGAAACAAATCCTTATTTTAAGTTGTTTTTAACAATAATACTTTTAATTGTTACATTAGCATTTGATAATTTATATTTTGATGTAACAGTTTTTGTTATAATGTCTATTGTCATATTAACCATTGCTAAAATTAATTACAAATCATATTTGAAATTTCTATCAATTCCAATGGCTTTTCTTGTTATAACATGTATATTTTTAATATTCTTCTTTGGAAAAGGAGATGTTATATATGAAACAGGAATATTGGGTATTGTAGTTACTACCGATTCGTGGCACTATGGTGTTTACACATTTATGAGGGTGTTGGGTTGTTTACCCTGTTTAGGATTTTTAGCTCTAACAACACCAATTGCAAAGATTTTAAATTGTTTAAGGACTTTGAAAGTTCCAAAAATTTTAATTGAAATTGCACTTTTAATGTATAATTCAATTTTCATATTTTTAAATGAAATCGATACAATGCAAAAAGCACAAGAGACTAGACTTGGTTATCATTCCTATTGGTCTTCATTTAGTTCTTTGGGGGCTCTTGTAAGTATAATATTTTTAAGATCTCTTGATAAAAGTGAAACATTACAGTACTCTTTAGACTCAAGAGGTTATTCTGGTGAACTTCCGGTTTACGAACCAAAAAAGAGATGA
- a CDS encoding ATP-binding cassette domain-containing protein: MLEVKNIKYSYNSNYQALKGVSLKVDKGEMVALLGKNGAGKSTLFLHLNGIYRPDEGKVFIDGEELKYDKKSLLKFRQKVGIVFQNPDDQIFAPTVEEDVAFGPLNLGLPMEEVQDRVEEALVRVGMSGYEKTAPHHLSGGQKKRVAIAGILAMKPEIMVLDEPTAGLDPQGVVDLSKLLRELNDEGITIIISTHDVELVPNYAQRVFVLVDGLLIAEGTPKEIFAKPEILEKANLKVPIVTELFQKLEDEGFDMEGNYPLTIDEAKDKFLKLLHEN; the protein is encoded by the coding sequence ATGTTAGAAGTAAAAAATATTAAATATTCTTATAATTCAAATTATCAAGCACTTAAAGGAGTAAGCTTAAAAGTTGATAAAGGTGAAATGGTAGCTCTTTTAGGTAAAAATGGTGCAGGTAAATCTACTTTATTTCTTCATTTAAATGGAATTTACAGGCCGGATGAAGGAAAAGTTTTCATTGATGGTGAAGAATTAAAATATGATAAAAAATCTCTGCTTAAGTTTAGACAAAAGGTCGGAATTGTATTTCAAAATCCTGATGATCAGATATTTGCACCAACAGTCGAGGAAGATGTTGCATTCGGTCCTCTGAATTTAGGATTGCCAATGGAAGAAGTTCAAGACAGAGTTGAAGAAGCATTAGTTCGTGTTGGAATGTCAGGTTATGAAAAAACAGCTCCTCATCATTTAAGTGGCGGACAAAAGAAAAGAGTAGCTATTGCAGGTATTCTTGCAATGAAACCTGAGATAATGGTTTTGGATGAACCAACTGCAGGTCTTGATCCACAGGGAGTTGTAGATTTATCTAAATTATTGAGAGAACTTAACGATGAAGGAATTACAATTATAATTTCAACACATGATGTTGAGTTAGTTCCGAATTATGCTCAAAGAGTATTTGTTTTAGTTGATGGTTTATTGATTGCAGAAGGCACTCCTAAAGAGATTTTTGCAAAACCAGAAATTTTGGAAAAAGCAAACTTGAAAGTTCCAATTGTTACAGAATTATTTCAAAAACTTGAAGATGAAGGTTTTGACATGGAAGGGAATTATCCTCTAACAATTGATGAAGCTAAGGATAAGTTTTTAAAATTATTGCACGAAAACTAA
- the ribC gene encoding riboflavin synthase gives MRIGICDTTFARFDMAGAAIDELKKNAYDLKIIRQTVPGVKDLPVTAKILIEEENCDIVMALGMPGPMKKDKMCAHEASTGLINAQLMTNKHILEVFVHEDEEDNPVELAKLAENRAREHAQNLIKMMYHRKAMRKEAGMGMREGKENAGPL, from the coding sequence ATGAGAATTGGAATTTGTGATACAACTTTTGCTCGTTTTGATATGGCTGGAGCAGCTATAGATGAGCTTAAAAAGAATGCTTATGATTTAAAGATAATTCGTCAAACAGTTCCAGGGGTAAAAGACTTGCCTGTAACTGCTAAAATTCTCATTGAAGAAGAAAACTGTGATATTGTAATGGCGCTTGGAATGCCCGGACCAATGAAAAAGGATAAAATGTGTGCTCATGAAGCATCAACAGGTCTTATTAATGCACAACTGATGACAAATAAACATATTTTGGAAGTATTTGTACATGAAGATGAAGAAGATAATCCTGTTGAACTTGCTAAACTTGCAGAAAACAGGGCACGTGAACATGCACAAAATTTAATTAAAATGATGTATCACAGAAAAGCAATGAGAAAAGAAGCTGGAATGGGAATGCGTGAAGGAAAAGAAAATGCAGGACCATTATAA
- a CDS encoding glycosyltransferase family 2 protein, translating to MGFEVTEEDKKATYVILPAYNEATRIQPVIEEIAEKGYNMIIVNDGSSDNTLDVIKESQNKYPDKIFIYSHMINRGVGVAMQTGFDAVLRYNPRYIVNMDSDGQHDADDLENVLEPLIMGRAQAVIGVRPLKDMPLTRNIANAIMNLLTKVFYKVDVSDSQTGFRAITIDALRKININARGYLISSEFIREVNDNKIPFEEVEIRTIYTPETRAKGTNVAVAFKILIQMIKHRLR from the coding sequence ATGGGATTTGAAGTCACAGAGGAAGATAAAAAAGCTACATATGTTATTCTTCCAGCATATAATGAAGCTACAAGAATCCAGCCTGTAATTGAAGAAATTGCGGAAAAAGGATATAACATGATTATTGTTAATGACGGTTCTTCAGATAATACTTTGGATGTTATAAAGGAATCTCAAAATAAGTATCCTGATAAGATTTTTATTTACTCTCATATGATTAATCGTGGTGTTGGAGTAGCTATGCAAACAGGCTTTGATGCTGTTTTAAGATATAATCCAAGATATATTGTTAATATGGATTCTGATGGTCAGCATGATGCTGATGATTTGGAAAATGTATTGGAACCCTTAATAATGGGCAGGGCTCAGGCAGTAATAGGGGTCAGACCTTTAAAAGACATGCCTTTAACTAGGAATATTGCTAATGCAATAATGAATCTTCTCACAAAAGTATTTTATAAAGTTGATGTAAGTGATTCACAGACTGGTTTTAGGGCTATTACAATTGATGCTTTGAGAAAAATAAATATTAATGCTAGAGGATATCTTATCTCTTCTGAATTTATACGTGAAGTCAATGATAATAAAATTCCATTTGAAGAAGTCGAGATAAGAACAATTTACACTCCTGAAACTCGAGCGAAAGGAACAAATGTGGCTGTTGCATTTAAAATATTAATTCAAATGATTAAACACAGGTTGAGGTGA
- a CDS encoding DUF2304 domain-containing protein — MLFYSILFPIISLIAIIWLLWRYLNEKDSLITVILWAVFLIIVSVFAIFPHASTTFAKLFGITRGLDFIIIIVFAVLVYTIFKLYYKIDKLEDNINKIVKEVALSNEISLKDKED, encoded by the coding sequence ATGTTATTTTATTCAATTTTATTTCCAATAATATCTTTAATTGCTATTATTTGGCTTTTATGGAGATATCTGAATGAAAAAGATTCTTTAATTACGGTTATTTTATGGGCTGTTTTCTTGATTATTGTTAGTGTATTTGCAATTTTCCCTCATGCAAGTACTACATTTGCTAAATTGTTTGGTATAACTCGGGGATTGGATTTTATAATCATAATTGTATTTGCAGTGTTGGTATATACAATTTTTAAATTATATTATAAAATCGATAAATTAGAAGATAACATAAATAAAATAGTTAAAGAAGTAGCTTTGAGCAATGAAATATCCCTTAAAGATAAAGAGGATTAA
- a CDS encoding (Fe-S)-binding protein, producing MLYFRGCTAREKLNNIQSATEKLLKLADVDYHILDDEKCCGSVLLRTGFLKEAEDQIKKNTEILKGETIITSCAGCYKTLTEDYDGLDVIHISQLLDELIKEGKLKLSKMDLDVTFHDSCHLGRHCAVFEEPRDVITSVADIVEMKNIRENSLCCGAGGGVKSAYPEIADQMAKSRIEQAKETGCKTLVTSCPFCKLNLENGDLEVLDLTEFLVKYGGLNERQ from the coding sequence ATGTTGTATTTTAGAGGATGTACAGCACGGGAAAAATTAAATAATATTCAATCTGCAACTGAAAAGTTATTAAAACTGGCGGATGTTGATTATCATATTTTAGATGATGAAAAATGTTGCGGGTCTGTTTTACTTAGAACAGGTTTTTTAAAAGAAGCTGAAGATCAAATTAAAAAAAATACTGAAATTCTTAAAGGAGAAACCATTATTACTTCATGTGCTGGATGTTATAAAACATTAACAGAAGATTATGATGGTTTGGATGTAATCCATATCTCCCAATTACTTGATGAGCTAATTAAAGAAGGTAAACTCAAGTTATCTAAAATGGATTTGGATGTCACTTTCCATGATTCCTGTCATTTAGGACGCCATTGTGCTGTTTTTGAGGAACCTAGAGATGTGATTACATCTGTTGCTGATATTGTTGAGATGAAAAATATTCGTGAAAATAGTTTGTGTTGTGGTGCTGGCGGTGGTGTAAAATCTGCTTATCCTGAAATTGCAGATCAAATGGCAAAATCAAGAATAGAACAAGCAAAAGAAACAGGTTGCAAAACGTTGGTAACTTCATGTCCTTTCTGTAAGCTTAATTTGGAAAACGGTGATTTGGAAGTACTTGATCTAACTGAATTTTTAGTTAAATATGGTGGTTTAAATGAAAGACAGTGA
- a CDS encoding LUD domain-containing protein translates to MKDSELETMRNSFNTVKNRSNSLIESPSAKRLISRGREIKKYSIENNDELLNQVCESFKRNDVDFKIAETAEDALSIIDDLLCEYDCNTIAKAKSNTLGEINLKRHLANENIDVVETDLGDRILQLKKIDNKPVHPTGPASHLNVDNITDIVNESLDVNVNPVPREIMEAVRYDVLKRLENANVGISGANAIASEEGSIVMVHNEGNISLVSLKDLHIIVAGIDKIVPTLEDAISIVKLETIFATGNYVTSYMNVISGPSKTADIEKKLLKNMYGAERVVVILLDNGRSDATQECLYCIGCGNCVVHCPVYNAVGNEFGFNNYLGGRGVAMSKFIEDDETCYNSGLYMCTLCGLCTLNCPVDIPTNEIIENMRKLSADAGFYPKAHGIIKDNVSSKDSPY, encoded by the coding sequence ATGAAAGACAGTGAACTTGAAACAATGAGAAATTCATTTAATACAGTTAAGAATAGATCAAATTCACTTATTGAATCACCATCTGCTAAAAGACTGATTTCAAGAGGTCGTGAAATCAAAAAATATTCAATTGAAAATAATGATGAATTACTTAATCAGGTTTGTGAATCATTTAAACGTAATGATGTTGATTTTAAAATTGCTGAAACGGCAGAAGATGCTCTAAGTATTATAGATGATTTGCTCTGTGAATATGATTGCAATACCATTGCAAAAGCTAAATCTAATACTTTAGGTGAAATCAATCTTAAAAGACATTTAGCCAATGAAAATATTGATGTTGTTGAAACAGATCTTGGAGATAGAATTTTACAGCTTAAAAAAATTGATAATAAACCAGTTCATCCAACTGGACCTGCTTCACATTTGAATGTTGATAATATCACTGATATTGTTAATGAATCATTGGATGTCAATGTTAATCCGGTTCCAAGAGAAATCATGGAAGCTGTAAGGTATGATGTGCTTAAGCGTTTGGAAAATGCAAATGTAGGTATAAGTGGAGCTAACGCAATAGCATCTGAAGAGGGATCTATTGTGATGGTGCATAATGAAGGTAATATTTCGCTTGTTTCACTAAAGGATTTGCATATAATTGTGGCTGGAATTGATAAAATAGTGCCTACATTGGAAGATGCAATTTCAATTGTAAAGCTTGAAACTATATTTGCTACTGGAAACTATGTAACATCATATATGAATGTAATTTCAGGACCATCAAAAACAGCAGATATTGAAAAAAAACTTTTAAAAAATATGTATGGTGCTGAAAGAGTAGTTGTTATTTTACTTGATAATGGAAGAAGTGATGCAACACAGGAATGTCTTTATTGTATTGGTTGTGGTAATTGTGTTGTTCACTGTCCAGTTTATAATGCTGTTGGAAATGAATTCGGATTTAATAATTATTTAGGTGGTCGTGGAGTTGCAATGTCAAAGTTCATTGAAGATGATGAGACATGTTATAACTCAGGATTATATATGTGCACTTTATGCGGATTATGCACTTTAAATTGTCCTGTTGATATTCCAACTAATGAAATTATTGAAAATATGAGAAAATTATCTGCTGATGCCGGTTTCTATCCGAAAGCTCATGGAATTATTAAAGATAATGTTTCTAGTAAAGATTCACCCTATTAA
- a CDS encoding (5-formylfuran-3-yl)methyl phosphate synthase, whose amino-acid sequence MLLLISPINREEALESIEGGADIVDVKNPKEGSLGANFPWVIKEIRELTPEDKLVSATLGDVPYKPGTVSLAAMGAHVSGADYIKVGLYGTKNHDEAVEVMENVVKTVKEISEETIIVAAGYADAHRVGAVEPMEIPKIAKDAGCDLAMLDTAVKDGHTLFDYLDLNQLKEFVDEAHGYGLLTALAGSVKKDQLKPLHDIGCDVVGIRGAACVGGDRNTGKIHHTAVAELKELCDSF is encoded by the coding sequence ATGCTTCTATTAATTAGTCCTATAAATCGTGAAGAAGCTCTTGAATCAATTGAAGGTGGAGCAGACATTGTTGATGTAAAAAATCCTAAAGAAGGTTCTTTAGGTGCTAATTTTCCTTGGGTAATTAAGGAAATTAGAGAATTAACTCCTGAAGATAAGCTTGTAAGTGCTACTTTAGGTGATGTACCTTACAAACCAGGTACAGTTTCTCTTGCAGCAATGGGCGCTCATGTTTCTGGAGCAGATTATATTAAAGTCGGATTATATGGAACAAAAAACCATGATGAAGCTGTTGAAGTCATGGAAAATGTTGTTAAAACTGTAAAAGAAATAAGTGAAGAAACTATTATTGTAGCAGCAGGATATGCAGATGCTCACCGTGTAGGTGCTGTTGAGCCTATGGAAATTCCAAAAATCGCAAAAGATGCAGGTTGCGACCTTGCAATGTTGGATACTGCTGTTAAAGACGGTCATACTTTATTTGATTATTTGGATTTAAATCAATTAAAGGAATTTGTTGATGAAGCTCACGGATATGGTTTGTTAACTGCACTTGCAGGTTCTGTTAAAAAGGATCAATTAAAACCATTACATGATATTGGTTGTGATGTTGTTGGTATTAGAGGAGCTGCTTGTGTTGGTGGTGATAGAAACACTGGTAAAATACACCATACTGCAGTTGCTGAGCTTAAAGAATTATGTGATTCATTTTAA
- the guaB gene encoding IMP dehydrogenase, protein MSFSKKVQEARMSYTFDDFLLTPNASYVEPKDIDTRIELGKGIRLNIPVLSAAMDTVTEADLAIAMAQEGGVGVIHRNITQERQVEEVKKVKNAEDLTIRDVITITPDSTIADVQTKMQDELISGLPVVEGDKIIGIISKRDIRPVLKSEPDKTVKDIMTSDVVTVEEGVSAEEALNIAYENKVERLPVVRDGKLVGILTIKDILNQAQYPNAARDKNGNYLVAAACGPFDLDRAMALDQAGADIISIDCAHAHNMNVVKFTETIKDNIDAELCVGNIATAEAAEDLISMGVDALKVGIGPGSMCTTRIVAGVGVPQLTAISDVADAVEDTGVPVIADGGIRYSGDVAKAIGAGADAVMLGNLLAASLEAPGDIVVMNGKQYKKYRGMGSMGAMTSEYDGGADRYFQGQKSKMNHTKYVPEGIEGAVPYKGTVAEILFQLVGGLKSSMGYCGAKDIAAMQEKANFVRITSSGIKESHPHDLLITNESPNYPTLD, encoded by the coding sequence ATGTCATTTTCCAAAAAAGTTCAAGAAGCAAGAATGTCTTACACTTTTGATGATTTTCTTTTAACTCCTAATGCAAGTTATGTTGAACCAAAAGACATTGATACTAGAATCGAATTAGGAAAAGGAATTAGATTGAATATTCCAGTTTTAAGTGCTGCTATGGATACTGTAACTGAAGCAGATCTTGCAATTGCTATGGCACAAGAAGGTGGAGTAGGTGTAATTCACAGAAATATCACTCAAGAAAGACAAGTTGAAGAAGTTAAAAAAGTTAAAAATGCTGAAGATTTGACAATTCGTGATGTTATAACTATCACTCCGGATTCCACTATTGCAGATGTTCAAACTAAAATGCAAGATGAATTGATAAGTGGTCTTCCAGTTGTTGAAGGTGATAAAATTATTGGTATTATCTCTAAAAGGGATATTAGGCCAGTTTTAAAATCAGAACCTGATAAAACTGTAAAAGATATCATGACTTCGGATGTTGTAACTGTTGAAGAGGGAGTTTCAGCTGAAGAAGCATTAAATATCGCTTATGAGAATAAAGTGGAAAGACTTCCTGTTGTTCGTGATGGCAAATTAGTTGGAATTCTCACTATTAAGGATATTTTAAATCAAGCACAGTATCCTAATGCCGCTCGTGATAAAAATGGTAACTATTTAGTTGCTGCAGCTTGTGGACCATTTGATTTAGACAGAGCAATGGCACTTGATCAAGCAGGTGCAGATATAATTTCTATTGATTGTGCTCATGCTCACAATATGAATGTAGTTAAATTCACTGAGACTATTAAGGATAACATTGATGCCGAGTTATGTGTTGGTAATATTGCTACTGCTGAAGCTGCTGAAGACTTGATATCCATGGGTGTAGATGCACTTAAAGTTGGTATTGGTCCTGGTTCAATGTGCACTACTCGTATTGTGGCTGGTGTTGGTGTACCGCAATTGACTGCTATTTCTGATGTTGCTGATGCAGTTGAAGATACTGGTGTTCCTGTTATTGCTGATGGTGGTATTAGATATTCTGGTGATGTTGCTAAAGCTATTGGTGCTGGTGCAGATGCAGTAATGCTTGGTAATTTACTTGCAGCTTCTCTTGAAGCTCCTGGAGATATTGTTGTTATGAATGGAAAACAATACAAGAAATACCGTGGCATGGGATCAATGGGTGCAATGACCAGTGAATATGACGGTGGAGCAGACAGATATTTCCAAGGTCAAAAAAGTAAAATGAACCACACTAAATATGTTCCTGAAGGAATTGAAGGTGCTGTACCTTATAAAGGAACTGTTGCAGAAATATTATTCCAATTAGTAGGAGGATTAAAATCCTCTATGGGATACTGTGGTGCTAAAGATATTGCTGCTATGCAGGAAAAAGCTAATTTTGTTAGAATCACTAGTAGCGGTATTAAAGAATCCCACCCTCATGATTTGTTAATCACTAACGAGAGTCCTAATTATCCAACTCTTGACTAG
- the rpl37A gene encoding 50S ribosomal protein L37Ae: MARTKKVGITGRFGARYGRKAKRSVKIIEENMKKNHVCPKCARPYVKRQAAGIWKCRKCGAVFTGGAYIPQTPMAKSATRNIRDIKVEE; this comes from the coding sequence ATGGCAAGAACTAAAAAAGTTGGTATTACAGGAAGGTTCGGTGCAAGATACGGAAGAAAAGCTAAAAGATCTGTAAAGATTATTGAAGAAAACATGAAAAAAAATCATGTTTGCCCTAAATGTGCTAGACCTTATGTTAAAAGACAAGCTGCTGGAATTTGGAAATGCAGAAAATGTGGCGCAGTATTTACTGGAGGAGCTTACATTCCACAAACTCCTATGGCAAAATCTGCAACACGTAATATTAGGGATATTAAAGTGGAGGAATAA
- a CDS encoding DNA-directed RNA polymerase subunit P, translating into MYRCPSCGAEVDHKSYMENKCPKCRYRILFKNVPETTRIIKAR; encoded by the coding sequence TTGTATAGGTGTCCAAGTTGTGGAGCAGAAGTAGACCACAAAAGTTACATGGAAAATAAATGTCCTAAATGCAGATATAGGATTTTATTTAAAAATGTGCCTGAAACTACTAGAATAATCAAAGCAAGATAA
- a CDS encoding Brix domain-containing protein → MLISTSRKPSQKTRKFCKNLAHATGSISVNRGKMNMRELLIKALEVEEYNLAIVNEIKGNPSRISFYSNKGKLLLTLIIGASEEKEKMNIAPSQLKIVSEVKELNILSEILDMDLVDNAESNYILISEDEDSLANINFINKFGDMNNFKINVKKILEVSND, encoded by the coding sequence ATGTTAATTTCAACTTCTAGAAAGCCTTCTCAAAAAACTAGAAAGTTTTGCAAGAACTTAGCTCATGCTACAGGTTCAATTTCTGTTAACAGAGGTAAAATGAATATGCGCGAGTTATTAATCAAAGCATTAGAAGTTGAAGAATATAATCTGGCTATTGTAAATGAGATTAAAGGTAATCCCAGCAGAATTTCATTTTACTCTAACAAAGGTAAGTTATTATTAACACTGATTATCGGAGCATCTGAAGAAAAAGAAAAAATGAACATTGCTCCTTCTCAATTAAAAATAGTTTCTGAAGTAAAAGAACTCAATATTTTAAGTGAAATCTTAGATATGGATTTAGTAGATAATGCTGAAAGTAATTATATATTAATATCCGAAGATGAGGATTCATTAGCTAATATTAATTTCATCAATAAATTCGGTGACATGAATAACTTTAAAATTAATGTTAAAAAGATTTTAGAGGTTTCAAATGATTGA
- a CDS encoding KEOPS complex subunit Pcc1 codes for MIDESPLERVRSNIVIEFEDNAQAKIIYDSIILEFSTAPDFRSSMTIDLDESNIIINIDAEDSTSFRASVNSAIKWIKLALEINDLTN; via the coding sequence ATGATTGATGAAAGTCCTCTTGAGAGGGTTAGGAGCAATATAGTTATTGAATTTGAAGATAATGCCCAAGCTAAGATTATTTATGATTCTATTATTTTAGAATTTAGTACTGCTCCGGATTTTAGATCATCTATGACTATTGATTTGGATGAGTCTAATATCATAATTAACATCGATGCAGAAGATTCCACATCATTTAGAGCTTCTGTTAATTCGGCTATTAAATGGATTAAATTAGCTTTAGAAATAAATGATTTAACAAATTAA
- a CDS encoding prefoldin subunit beta translates to MEIPENIQQQLNQFQQLQQQAQAISMQVQNVEIQIQETEKALEELKKTDESTEVFKQAGTLLIKVEYADALSDMEDKLETLGLRKQTMSRQEERVMKKLEEMQASIQSVMQGMGQ, encoded by the coding sequence ATGGAGATTCCTGAAAATATTCAACAACAATTAAATCAGTTTCAACAATTACAACAGCAAGCTCAGGCTATAAGCATGCAAGTTCAAAATGTTGAAATTCAAATTCAAGAAACTGAAAAAGCTTTAGAAGAACTTAAAAAAACTGATGAATCAACTGAAGTATTCAAACAAGCTGGTACTTTACTTATTAAAGTTGAATATGCAGATGCATTATCTGACATGGAAGATAAATTAGAAACTTTAGGTTTAAGAAAACAAACCATGTCACGTCAAGAAGAAAGAGTTATGAAAAAACTTGAGGAAATGCAAGCATCTATTCAATCAGTTATGCAAGGTATGGGCCAATAG
- a CDS encoding DUF3194 domain-containing protein: MSKLKTLSQDDLSSISDKFGEILEKEISKSISMKELEDLDLDIILNYENEQLDVDVNVGVLFDELSEITQDQVMQSIDEAYLKFDSYIDDNFRM, encoded by the coding sequence ATGTCAAAATTAAAAACATTATCACAAGATGATTTATCCTCTATTTCTGATAAGTTTGGTGAAATTCTTGAAAAAGAAATTTCAAAATCAATTTCAATGAAAGAATTGGAAGATTTAGACTTAGATATTATTCTTAACTATGAAAACGAACAGTTAGATGTTGATGTTAATGTGGGAGTTTTGTTTGATGAACTTTCTGAAATTACTCAAGATCAGGTTATGCAGTCTATTGATGAAGCTTATTTAAAGTTCGATTCATATATTGATGATAATTTCAGAATGTAA
- a CDS encoding HisA/HisF family protein: protein MIKKIPVIDLKQHQAVSGKSGMRDKYQPLKTVFAKSANPVEIAQGLKLNGATEMYIADLDLIESVGHNINDIKMVNTILPVIFDGGVKNCEGFEFFLNYAYKIIIPTETLESIDEMRKIFEKYPKERIVISVDVKNGELLAKHLNLNLSEFKEILKELDPNDIIILDISSVGTERGYNKKLLEEFGDLKEKLIIGGGLNKDSLVELESLGIKKVLIGTSLHSGEVKLLD from the coding sequence ATGATTAAAAAAATTCCAGTTATAGATTTAAAACAACATCAGGCAGTAAGTGGTAAATCTGGAATGAGAGATAAGTATCAACCTTTAAAAACAGTTTTTGCCAAATCTGCCAATCCTGTTGAAATTGCTCAAGGATTAAAATTAAATGGGGCTACTGAAATGTATATTGCTGATTTGGATTTAATTGAATCTGTGGGGCATAATATCAATGATATTAAAATGGTTAATACAATTTTACCTGTAATCTTTGATGGAGGAGTTAAAAATTGTGAAGGATTTGAATTTTTCCTTAATTATGCTTATAAGATTATTATTCCGACCGAAACACTTGAAAGTATTGATGAGATGAGAAAAATATTTGAAAAATATCCTAAAGAGAGGATTGTAATTAGTGTGGATGTTAAAAATGGTGAACTACTTGCAAAACATTTAAATTTAAATTTATCTGAATTTAAAGAGATTTTAAAAGAGCTTGATCCAAATGATATTATTATTTTAGATATTTCCAGTGTTGGCACTGAAAGGGGATATAATAAAAAGTTGCTTGAGGAATTTGGAGATTTAAAAGAAAAATTAATTATTGGTGGCGGGTTAAATAAAGATTCTTTAGTTGAATTGGAGTCATTAGGTATAAAAAAAGTATTAATAGGAACTAGTCTACATTCCGGTGAGGTTAAACTCTTAGACTAG